Within Mucilaginibacter inviolabilis, the genomic segment CTTGGTTTCTATTTTATGGCCGATGGACGATCGGAGATCCCTACCCGTGTAAAATCACGCGGACCAAGTTTTAACAATCTTTCTGTATTACCCGAAATATCCAAAGGCGTACTCATCGCCGATTTGATAGCCATTGTAGGCTCCATTGATTTTGTACTGGGCGAAGTGGACAGGTAGAAGCCGAGCCCCCTAGCCCCCTGAAGGGGGAATTTTAGAAGATAACATCGAACATCCAATATTGAATTTCGAATGATGAAGGTAAAAAACTTCGATATTCGGTATTCAACATCCGTTATTGGATATTAAATTAATAAATGAAAGGTAGTTCCCCCTTTAGGGGGTTAGGGGGCAAAAAAAAGAGGTCCCTTACGGTACCTCCTTTTCAATTATTAATTTTTATTGGTTGGGCAAATTATTGATTGTAAACTTTAACCATGAAAACATAGTTTTTAAGTTTCTTTAACTGCTGGGTGCGACTTAAACCAGCCAGCGTGTTTTTGGTATTTAAGGTTAATGATTTGCTTAATGAATCTGAAGGTATATTCTGGATTGCTTTGAGCAGATATGCAGATTTTACCGCGAACGCCGCTCCTGCTACCTGGGTTTGTTTGGCATTGATAATACCAACCACATTTCCTTTATCATCCAGCAACGGACCGCCGCTGTTACCCGGGTTAACTGGTATAGAAACCTGGTATTCGGTAGTATCGCCCTGATAACCGGTGGATGAGGTTAACGAACCCAAGCCATAAACAACCTTACTATCCGGATAGCCAATAGTGAATACGTTTTCACCAAGATCTGTAGATGAACGCTTAAAATTATAAGGTACTGCACCCAATCCCTCAAAAGCATCATCATTAATCTGTAACACAGCTATATCATTCCCGGGTTCGGTATAGATAACCTTGCTGTGAAACGATTCGCCATTGGCGTTTTGTACGTAAACAGAATCGGCATCTTTAATCACATGGTAATTGGTAACGATATATCCGTTTGATGAAAGCGCGAAGCCTGTTCCCCTGAAATTACCAGGGTTAGATGGCCTGGCTTTGGGCTTAACAGGTAAATTATTAATAAAAGTATTTGCCTGGCCTTCCAATTTATCTGTTTTTGATTTAAGCCGCCCTACTTCCTGGCTCAATTGCTCAAAATTTGATTCATGATTGTTTAATTTGCCGGTAAGGAACAGCGTACCTAAAACAGCAAAAATGGCTATAGATGCTGCTACTGATATTTTAGAATGATGCTGCCTCCACATTCGCACTACCCAGGTTGGATGGATAGTTACTTCCTCTTTCAGGGCATGTACATCAATTTCGTCATGAATAGCATTCAGGCGTTTTTCAAGCTCCAGGCGCTCGCCGTATTGTTTTAATAAAGCGATAAACTGCATATGCTCGGCAACCCGGCTTTCTACAGTTGCGTCGTTTTTGCGGAGCAATTCAAACTGGGTACGTTCTTCGGCGGTCATGCTGCCGTCAAGGTACCTTTCAATTAATTCCGTAAGTTGGTGATCACTCATCTCTAACTCTCCTTATTTTTGCTGAAAAAACAGCTTTTTGAGCCTTTGCAGGCATTTATATTTTTGTGTTTTGGCATTATCTGCATTGGTATAACCAAAACGTTCGCAGATATCCTGCATAGATCTGTTATGTATATAAAAATCTTCCATAATGGTTTTGCAGGGCTCACCCAGCAGTTGCAGGGCACTTTCCATTTTACCAAACTGCAGGTCTCTTTCATTATGGTCGTCAATTTCTTCATCAACCGGCAGGTACTCTTCAAAATCACGGATATCGCCCCCGTACCTGTTCATGTGGCTAAGCCTTTTAAGCCAAAGCCTGCGACAAACCGAATAGATATACGTTTTAAGCTTACTGCTCAGTTCGAACTTGCCCGATTTGATTTTATTATAAAGAACGATGATGGCTTCCTGGTAAATATCTTTGGCATCATCCTCATCCCCATTGTTATTGACAATTAACTGTAGTATCATCGGAAAATAGGTAGTGTACATTTTTTTTAACACTATCTCCGAGTTGTTAAGTATACCAAGAACTATCTCGCTATCTGTTGGTGCCGAAGTCTTTAACTCTTTATTCACTCTTAATACTATTTATACGAAATTGTAACCCATCATTATAAAAAATAATTTACCTAAAATAAATTATTAGTACCAACGCGGATATTTAGTGTTGTAACAATTATACGCCCGAATGTTTTATCCGTTTTTAATACTATAATTTAAACAAGGTAACCCAAGCCTGTTTTACCCTGTTTTTTTATCAGGCGGCAAATCTGCAATAAAAAAAAACGGCCTCAAAACATTTCGTTAATCACTTGTCAACACCCTATACCTTTCTCTCCTGTCAGGTTACCTTTTTGTTTTTGTTGTATTAATATCAAAAACAAACAATTAAAACTTAAAACATATCCAAATGAAAAATTTAATCAAAACCGGCTTAGCCGCATTAGTTATCGCTATTTCTTTCTCTGCCTGTGGCGGTCATGGTTCAAAAACACCAGTTGATTCGGCCAAAGCCAATGCTACTAAAATTGATTCGGCTAAAATTGATTCAGCTAAAACGCTTGCTGCCGATTCGGCTACAGCAGCGGCAGCCGACTCTGCTACAGCTGTTCTTTCCGATTCAACTAAAAAATAACAAGTAACCCGCAGGTAAATAAAAATCTTATATTTTTTTTCATCCTGTTTATCAGTTATTTACAAACAATAAAAGGTAATTTATATTTTTCTCGAAAAAACTTGGGTTACCTTTTATTCCTAAAAGTATTAATACCGAAAACGATCACAAAATATTTAAATTTTAAAACTCACAAAATGAAAAATTCATTCAAATTAGGTTTCTTAGCTTTAGCTATCGCTGTTTCTTTCGCTGCTTGTAAAGGTTCTGGTTCAGCTTCAACTACTGATTCAACTGCTAAAGCTGATTCTACTAAAGTTGATTCTACTAAAGCTGATTCAGCTACTAAAGTTGACTCTACTGCTAAAGCTGGTGCTGCCAAAGTTGATTCAGTAAAAAAAGATACTGCTGCTAAGAAATAATTTTACCACAATATAAAAGGTATACCGAAATATAAATTCTATTACCTTTTTATTGATTTTTTAGTTATTCGTTAATTTATAAAGGGTAACCTGTAATTTTTTTTAAAATTATGGGTTACCTTTTTTTGTTTACCGTATTAATAACAAAACTATTAAATCACTTATTAAAAAATTAAACATGAAAAATTCATTCAAACTTGGCTTTTTAGCCCTGGCTATCGCTACTTCATTTGCTGCTTGTAAAGGTTCTGGTTCAGCTGCAGGTGCTGATTCAGCAAAAATGGACTCAGCTAAAATGGATTCAGCTAAAACTACTGCTGTTGATTCAGCTAAAACGTCAATGAAAGATTCTACTAAGATGGATTCAACTAAAAAAGACTCAGCTAAAAAAATGTAATTTTTCTTTTTTTAGAAACAAAGAAACGCCCTGACTTACCGGGGCGTTTTTTGTTTAACAGCGGTTTTGCTGCAAAACAATTTGGATAGATATTGTTTCATATGGTAAGTTTAAAATCATATGAAATATTCGGAATGGCAATTACTCAGTAAAGACGAACGTAAAACTATAGGCTGGCACCGGCACCCCCATATTAAAACAGCCACGCTTTTTAGCATTGCTTTTATTATAGTTTTTATTGTAGTAATTTTTGGTATCAGTAAAAACAGCACGGTACACCTTAATCGCAAACCAACGGGTCAGGAGGCTTTTAATATGGCCCGCGGAGTTGTAAAAGATCATTTAAAGCAACCCTCAACCGCCCAGTTTCCGGATCATGATTTTAAGCCGCTGATTGACACGGCTACCAATAGCTACCAGATCCGGTCAACCGTGAAAGCCTTAAATACTGACGGCAAAACTATAAACTCTGCATGGGTGGTTGATATGACTTACACCGGTGGCGATTGGTCTGAAAAAACAAGCTGGCAGGTTAAATCTGTAAGCATATCGCCGGAAAACTAAAAACAACAAAACTTATTTATAAAAAAAGACCCGCCATGTGGCAGGTCTTTTTTTGTTTCAAATTATCTTTTTTATTGAACCCGGTCGCGTAATGCTTTTATTTCGTCATGAGCATCAAGCAGTTCATTCAGTTGCGTGTTCACTATCGCGCGCAAATGAGCAGATAAGGATTTCTCTTCCAAAGCTTCGCGATAGGCTTTAACAATGGCATCTTCCCCAAATTCACATTCTTCCAATATGTCATGGGTATTGTGAGCAGTAAATGCAGCTTTAACATCCAGCCATGTCCGGTGAATTTTACCGCTGGTAGTTGTCCCTTTATCAATATCCTGTCCCAGTACCTGAATTTCGGTACCCAGCTCTACTTTAAACCGATGACTATCGCCAATCAGCGTAGTAAAAAGATCTTTAAGATCAGTTTCGTTATCCTTTAGATCTTTTAAAGCCCGCTGATATCCTTCAATGCGATCATTATTAATCTGTACCAGGTCATTTAATACCTCGGCTGTTGCTTGCGTGTTTTCCATAATAGTAAGTTTTATATAGAAGCAACGCAACAACAATCAAATTGTTTAATTTATAATATAAAATTTATCCTATTTATAAAATAAATCACTATTGCTTTCCGCGGAATAAAGAGATGATCCAAATGAGTAGCAGGATAACTACAACTACCGCTATAATCCCGGCAACGGCGCCTGCTTTAAATATCCCTTCAATTACTGAACAACCACTCATGGTGAACAACAATAGGGCAATAAGTACTAAATGTGCGTTTTTCATATGTTAATTATTTGTTGGTGATTGTATCTACTACAGTGGTGCACAGTTTTTTGTTTTGCTGTAATTTATCAATCCCAAAAACCATACCTAAGGTAAAATTTCAATACAGGGTAATGGCAACACCTCCATCAATCCTAACCATTTGTACAAAAAAACAGCTTAAGTTTCAAGCATATAGTTCTTCGGTATTAAATATTAAGCAAAACAGTATTGGTTTTTAAGGCAGATAAGTATTTTTACTGCCTACTTATTTAAAGCCATGTCTAATCTACTTTTTTCCATAAATAATGCTACCGTAAGGTTTCTCACCAATACATTGTTTAACAATCTTACCTTCAAAATAAATAAAGGTGAGCACTGGGCATTAATAGGCGAAAGCGGCTCGGGTAAAAGCGCTTTGCTACAAACCATAGCGGGGCGCTTTAATATAACCGGAGGCACTATCAATTACTACTTTCAGGATAATGTTTCAGCTTTGCCGACTGCCGAAAGCGGTCAGAATTTACATAGCAAACTGATATCACTGGTTGAACCCAAACACCATTTCCGGAATTTATCAAACACTACCGATTTTTATTATCAGCAACGATACAATTCGTCAGATTCTGAAGACGCTTTAACTGTTGATGATTATTTATTGTCTGTTAAAAGCGTTCCGCGCCCTGGTATACAGTGGACATTAGACAAAATACTTACCCTGTTAAACCTGCATGCTTTACGCGATAAGCAACTCATCAAACTCTCCAACGGCGAAACCAAGCGTTTAATGCTGGCCGCGGCCCTGCTTAAAAATCCGGTGTTACTCTTGCTCGACAATCCGCTAACCGGTTTGGATGTAAAAACCAGGCAGGAGTTTAATGGCATTATTGACCAGATAACAGCCTCTGGTATCAACATTATCATAGCTACATCTGTACATGAAATACCCGAAGCCATTACCCGTATAGCGGTTTTAAAAAGCGGAGAAATTATTCATGAAAGCACCAGGGACGCCTTTAAGCCGGAGCTATTCGCTATAGACACCACAGACAATATTGACAACCAAGAGCTTACAGCACTGTTAAACATCAATAAAAGTCCGGTTGTTTTTAATCAGATTGTAACTATGGATAAGGTGCATATTCAATACGGCGATAAGGTAATTTTGGACGATATAAACTGGCAAATTAAAACCGGCGACAGATGGGCTTTGCTTGGCCCTAACGGCGCGGGTAAATCGACTTTATTGAGTTTGATTAATGGCGATAACCCGCAGGCTTATGCCAACAACATTATCCTGTTTGATAAAAAGCGCGGCACCGGCGAAAGTATCTGGGATATTAAAAAGAAGATTGGTTTTGTATCTCCCGAGCTGCATCAGTACTTCCCTACCGATAATAGTTGTCTGCAGGTAATTGAATCAGGTTATTACGATACACTTGGTTTGTTCAGACCTAGTAATAAAGAGCGGGCAGATATTGCTTTAAGATGGATGAAAGCGCTGGAGATTGACCGTTATGCCCGTACTTTATTAAAAAACATACCCGCAAGCGCCCAACGCCTGTGTTTACTGGCCCGGGCGCTGATCAAAAACCCGGCTTTGCTTATTTTTGATGAACCCTGCCAGGGTATGGACGACCATCAGCAGCTCCATTTTAAAAACCTGGTGGATACCATTTGCAGCCTGAGTAATGTTACCCTTATTTATGTAACCCACTATCAGCATGAAATACCCAATAGCGTTGATAAGGTACTGCGATTAGACAAGGGAAAAGTGGTTAATTGATACCTGTTAAAACGCTGCATTTACAAGAGTAAGCACCCATCTTTAAAATTAAATATTTCTTAATAGTTAATTTTAATTTTATTAATCTGTATCATATTTTTCTTTTAAATGCTATTTATCCATTCATTTTGTTCATTACTTTAAACACTATATCCTTCTGACGAAACGCACGTAATAACCCGTAAATTACTTATTAGTTTAATAGCTGATAGGAATATTTTGTGGTTATAAACCTGCGCTTTATGAAATTTTTTTTACATTATTGGATATTGTTGCTGATACTATTTGGTTTACAGGCACAAAATGTAAAAGCAGCAACCGTATCATGGGCCGGCGGCAATACCACTGGACCCGGAGGCGCAAATGCATGGAGTAATCCCGGCAATTGGAACACGGGTACCGTACCAACAATAACAGACGATGTAAGTATTGGTGCCGTGCTCGCCTTTGCTAATCCCCCTGTTGTGGCTTCAACTGATAATGTGTCCTGTGCATCTATCACTTTTGGTGCCGTGGCAACTCTAGTATCTATACCTTTAACCGTTAACGGCACTTTAACTGTAACGGGTGCTGTTACGGTGCTTCCAACTTTATTAATTGCTTATTCGGTTCCGTTATCCGGAACCGGCACCCTCAACTGCGGCTCTATACAAATTAACAACACCACAAATCCCGGTAATGCACTTTTAAATCTCACAGTTGGTTTAAATTTGATAGTAACACTTCAAAATCTAAATGTGAGTGGAAATGTGACTGTCAATTCAAGTTATGTTGCAGTATTAATTCTTGGATTGGGGGAAATTGACGGGAAATTTTCATTAGTAAGCGGAACTACTACTATTGGGGGGCAAATACTCACACAAAATACCTTGTTTGGTTTACTTAACCTCGGTACCGGTACAGGAGTTCCTGTATTCAGTATCGATCCAGGTACCGGTTCAAACGCTACACTAATACTCACCAATGCCAACCCTATTAATACAACGCCTGTTTCCGGATCAACCTATGCAGGTACCATTGATTTTTATAATAGCACTGGGACCGGGCAAGCTACCGTAAATTATGCTTACACGGGCGCAGGTACTCAAACTGTATATGCTACAACTGGCATAAGCAATTTAAATACAAGTCCGGCATTGTATCAAAATCTGATATTTACCGGAACTGGCAATAAACGCCCTACCGTTTCATCAGGCCTGTTAACCGTTGCCGGCAATATTGATAACTCGGCAAGCTCCCCTATTGATTTTGTTACCAATACCAATACGGTTCAACTGACAGGCACTACCCAAACTATTGCAGGAGGATCATATGTTAACAGCGCGTTGCCCGCATCGCCCGTTGGTACCGTATTCTATAATCTTACCTCATCTGCTACAACTGCAACCTTAAGCGGTCGTAATAATATAGCTGCTCTGGGTACGCTGGCTTTTTTAAAAACCAGCAACACCACGATGAATGTGGATGCTACGGCAACCAACAGCCTCACCCTCTTATCAAACAGTACCGGTGATGCCAGTATAGCCAGTTTAAGCACCGATGCCAGCAGTAATGCTATTACCGCTACGGTTACCGGCAGCATTAACGTACAGCGCTACGTAAAAGGTGGTGGCGGATCAACCGGACCACGCCGTTATATGTTAATCTCGTCGCCGGTTGCCAATGTTTCAGCAAGCACGTATAATCTGCTGCCATTTTTTGCCACTACTTATATCACCGGCTCTCCGGGTGGTGGTTTTGATAGTTCGCCCCAAAACAACCCTTCGGTTTTTATATATGATGAAAATGCCCCTTTAACCAGCAACCCATCAGTAGTGACTGGTAATGAGTTTAAAGGTTTTAACACCATTAACGAAACTGTACCCATGGGCAATGGAGTTGAATTTTATTTCAGGGGTAGCCGTACAGGAGTGTCAAGCTCTACCGTATTTGTAAGCCCTTTCCCTGCTCCTGACAATGCCACCTTAAATTTTTCGGGCGCTGTATATAAGGGCGCGGGGACCAATGGCGCTTTCACGGCAAGCATCATTAATTTCCCTGCCACACCACCAACTTATTATAGTTCGTCAGCGGTTACCTTTTCAAACAATTTATCATATGCCAGCTCTGCCTCTACAAAAAAAGGGCTTAACCTGGTAGGTAACCCCTATCCTTCGGTTATCGACCTGCAAAAAGTTTACTCGGGGAATGGCAATGCTTACAGGTATTATTACATGCTGGTAAAAAATATCAGCACAGGCGCCAATAGCTTCTCAACTAAATATGCTGTTTATGATGCCACCAACTCCGGAACTCCACCTGCAGGAGCCAGCAGGTACGCTGTATCCGGACAAGGCTTTTTTATAACTGCAGCTAATGCAACCTCAACATTAACATTTAACGAGGGGATGAAAGTGCCTTATAGCTCCTATACATCACCTGCTTCAACCAGCCCGGTGTTTAATGTAATACGCAACCCAAGTGTGGTAGCTAAAACCCTAACTGTTAGTCCCGATAAAGCCAATAACACACAACAGGTAGCAGCTGCGGCCGCCCCGGCAGCGGCCCAAACCAATGCCGATCCCATGCCGCGATTACGCTTAGAAATGATGAAGGATACCAATATATTGAATACAGCCGACATTGCCTTTGATAAAAACTCCAGTGCTAAATTTGTACCCGGCGAGGATGCGCCATACATAGCAGCATCGGGTCAGGGCGATTTTTTTTATTCGCAATCGGTCGATTCTGTTGGGTGTTTTGCCAATTATACCGGTAACCTGGAAAAACTAAAACGCATCAATTTATTTATCGCGTTTTCGAATTTTGGGCAGTACAAAATTACATCGCCCATTAAATCAAATATTGACGAACGCTATACCATCTACTTAAAAGATAAATACACTAACGACTCCTTAGATGTGGTACATAACGATGTTTATACATTTAATGTAGATCAGAATGCCGCCAGTTATCCCCGCGATCGTTTCTACCTGAGCATTGGTATTGCTCCGGGACATGAATATAAATTATTAGGCTTTAATGGCAATAAACTAACAGGTGGCATTCAATTAACCTGGAAAACCGACAATGAAAGCAATTTCACAGGTTTTGCAGTTCAAAAAAGCACCAATGGTGGTAAATCATTTGAAGTGATAGACAGCTTACAATCAACCGGCGCAGGCAGTTATACCTTTACAGACCCTGCTCCCGGTACCGGTCAAATCACTTACAGGCTGGCTCAAAGTTTAGTAACCGGTGATACCCAACTATCAAAAAACCTGGTATTTGATTATAGCGGCGACCTGAATGTTTTAAAATTCATGGTATATCCCAGCAATACCGCCCAGGATATTCATATTAAGCTGGGCAAAACCTACAGTAACAATATCAAGATCAATATTATAAGCGCAACAGGCAGTATGGTAAAAACCTTAACTACCACCGATACCGATTCTGTACAGGAAAACGTAGGCAATTTAATCAAGGGGCTTTACATTGTAGAGGCTATTGATGCTGCCACGGGCAAACGCATCGGGAGCGCTAAATTCTTCAAACAATAAGCTACTATCCAATCGGTCTTTATGGTAACCTGGCGAGTTGACGTTTGTCGCCTTTTTTGAAAAAATTCTTTAAAAAATGTTCTTTTTTGTTCATTTTATTCACTGACTAACATGTCTTTAGGGTATAAAAATGAAACTTTGACGAAATTTTACCCGTATAAAGCCCTATTATTGTAAGCTTTAATACTCAAAACATTGTCACTTCCGAATTTGCAAAACCATTTACCCAAAGCTCTACTGATCTTTATTTTCCTGATAATTACCCAAAGCAGAGCCCTTGCCACAATAACTTTTGACTGGGATGGCAGCAATTCTACAGATTGGACGCTTAAGGCTAACTGGACCATTACTGCAAACAATGGCGAAAATTTAACAAACGTAAATTACCCGGGTGAAAGCAGCAGTCGTACTACTGATATCGTGAGACTTGGTGTTAATACCTCTGTTAGTGCTTTTGCTAATCAACCCATACTTAGCGCAAGTGTCACTGTAGCTTCTCTTACGTTTGGATATGCCGTAAACAGCAGTACTCCTGCCGGTACTATATTCTCAGGTTCTGTTTTAACTATCTTATCGCCTGCTATATTAACCGTAAGTGGTGATATTGTTCAAAACGTCAGCACAAGCAG encodes:
- a CDS encoding S1 family peptidase encodes the protein MSDHQLTELIERYLDGSMTAEERTQFELLRKNDATVESRVAEHMQFIALLKQYGERLELEKRLNAIHDEIDVHALKEEVTIHPTWVVRMWRQHHSKISVAASIAIFAVLGTLFLTGKLNNHESNFEQLSQEVGRLKSKTDKLEGQANTFINNLPVKPKARPSNPGNFRGTGFALSSNGYIVTNYHVIKDADSVYVQNANGESFHSKVIYTEPGNDIAVLQINDDAFEGLGAVPYNFKRSSTDLGENVFTIGYPDSKVVYGLGSLTSSTGYQGDTTEYQVSIPVNPGNSGGPLLDDKGNVVGIINAKQTQVAGAAFAVKSAYLLKAIQNIPSDSLSKSLTLNTKNTLAGLSRTQQLKKLKNYVFMVKVYNQ
- a CDS encoding RNA polymerase sigma factor, translated to MNKELKTSAPTDSEIVLGILNNSEIVLKKMYTTYFPMILQLIVNNNGDEDDAKDIYQEAIIVLYNKIKSGKFELSSKLKTYIYSVCRRLWLKRLSHMNRYGGDIRDFEEYLPVDEEIDDHNERDLQFGKMESALQLLGEPCKTIMEDFYIHNRSMQDICERFGYTNADNAKTQKYKCLQRLKKLFFQQK
- a CDS encoding ferritin-like domain-containing protein; translated protein: MENTQATAEVLNDLVQINNDRIEGYQRALKDLKDNETDLKDLFTTLIGDSHRFKVELGTEIQVLGQDIDKGTTTSGKIHRTWLDVKAAFTAHNTHDILEECEFGEDAIVKAYREALEEKSLSAHLRAIVNTQLNELLDAHDEIKALRDRVQ
- a CDS encoding ATP-binding cassette domain-containing protein; protein product: MSNLLFSINNATVRFLTNTLFNNLTFKINKGEHWALIGESGSGKSALLQTIAGRFNITGGTINYYFQDNVSALPTAESGQNLHSKLISLVEPKHHFRNLSNTTDFYYQQRYNSSDSEDALTVDDYLLSVKSVPRPGIQWTLDKILTLLNLHALRDKQLIKLSNGETKRLMLAAALLKNPVLLLLDNPLTGLDVKTRQEFNGIIDQITASGINIIIATSVHEIPEAITRIAVLKSGEIIHESTRDAFKPELFAIDTTDNIDNQELTALLNINKSPVVFNQIVTMDKVHIQYGDKVILDDINWQIKTGDRWALLGPNGAGKSTLLSLINGDNPQAYANNIILFDKKRGTGESIWDIKKKIGFVSPELHQYFPTDNSCLQVIESGYYDTLGLFRPSNKERADIALRWMKALEIDRYARTLLKNIPASAQRLCLLARALIKNPALLIFDEPCQGMDDHQQLHFKNLVDTICSLSNVTLIYVTHYQHEIPNSVDKVLRLDKGKVVN